The following are encoded together in the Humulus lupulus chromosome 5, drHumLupu1.1, whole genome shotgun sequence genome:
- the LOC133780229 gene encoding DEAD-box ATP-dependent RNA helicase 41-like isoform X1 yields MTKAEGDERQQVVLDGSDVPAFSAASTAVPAFQHSRRRRSRLQQALWRCRVSAPAVQVLNSGGAGCSRFQPWVEVKAFSKSLESFKTAIVVGGTNISDQRSELRAGVDIVVATPGRFIDHL; encoded by the exons ATGACCAAGGCTGAAGGAGATGAACGGCAGCAGGTGGTGCTCGACGGCAGTGACGTTCCAGCATTCTCGGCGGCGTCGACGGCGGTTCCAGCGTTCCAGCACTCACGGCGGCGCAGGTCTCGGCTCCAGCAGGCTCTCTGGCGGTGCAGGGTCTCGGCTCCGGCGGTGCAGGTTCTCAACTCCGGCGGTGCTGGTTGCTCACGGTTCCAGCCGTGGGTTGAG GTTAAGGCTTTTAGCAAATCTCTCGAGTCATTTAAAACTGCAATTGTTGTTGGTGGAACTAATATATCTGACCAG AGGTCTGAGCTCCGTGCTGGAGTTGATATAGTTGTTGCTACTCCTGGGAGATTTATAGATCATTTGTAG
- the LOC133780229 gene encoding uncharacterized protein LOC133780229 isoform X2, whose translation MTKAEGDERQQVVLDGSDVPAFSAASTAVPAFQHSRRRRSRLQQALWRCRVSAPAVQVLNSGGAGCSRFQPWVEVKAFSKSLESFKTAIVVGGTNISDQDVYP comes from the exons ATGACCAAGGCTGAAGGAGATGAACGGCAGCAGGTGGTGCTCGACGGCAGTGACGTTCCAGCATTCTCGGCGGCGTCGACGGCGGTTCCAGCGTTCCAGCACTCACGGCGGCGCAGGTCTCGGCTCCAGCAGGCTCTCTGGCGGTGCAGGGTCTCGGCTCCGGCGGTGCAGGTTCTCAACTCCGGCGGTGCTGGTTGCTCACGGTTCCAGCCGTGGGTTGAG GTTAAGGCTTTTAGCAAATCTCTCGAGTCATTTAAAACTGCAATTGTTGTTGGTGGAACTAATATATCTGACCAG GATGTGTACCCTTAA
- the LOC133834309 gene encoding cyclic nucleotide-gated ion channel 1-like, whose translation MEDKKEAKIDMCMAEPDWSIQYTIGASMRMNGGIDEKKKKKKGWTKIKEILMQKSWLLPMWNKIFLLVCVIAVTLDPLFFYIPVIDNTKYCIKIDQKLRNSALILRSLMDIIYIIDIISIVAKTYESLKKDQIATSVSAVAKNISWSLIFVDFLAILPVPQVIILAFNEGNETSGSSSKKLLNTILLSQYLPRVIRIYLSCKELSRNQDSVTRIVWVKGGLNFFLYILSSHVFGSFWYFYSYQRQASCWQSACKTHGEKALCEKFENNQICNNGTSKLEQRNMSNLIATYCPINPGNATIFDFGIFLEALESGVLESQDFPQKFMKCFWWGLRNLSSVGQNLETSSYFWENCFAISISIIGLLLFLYLIGNLQTYLQLATTKSEELGEKMRLKEQEIEFWIEKNGLPKEEKALIMQKVKHKLKENREVDVENLLSILPSEDRKRIKHLLCFPLLQKVPMLENMEREILDMICENLMPVIYTESSYMIREGDPLDRVIFITHGTAWAYTNNASDHNEALNVSSSTSNSRTRRLKKCDFFGEELLEWSRTQSHIIHFPIATINVKSHTKVEAFSLMANDLLNIVKKNHRFFRRNIPTNPQRQETSVQLDNDDDVKSQSSKYQRLHK comes from the exons ATGGAAGACAAGAAGGAAGCCAAAATAGATATGTG CATGGCAGAACCAGACTGGAGCATACAGTACACGATTGGTGCAAGCATGAGGATGAACGGTGGAATagatgagaagaagaagaagaagaaagggtggACCAAAATAAAGGAAATTCTAATGCAAAAGAGCTGGCTTCTTCCAATGTGGAATAAGATATTTCTTTTGGTTTGTGTTATTGCTGTTACATTAGACCCTTTGTTCTTCTATATTCCCGTAATAGACAACACAAAATATTGCATTAAGATTGACCAGAAGTTGAGAAATTCAGCTCTAATTTTAAGATCATTAATGGATATTATCTATATCATAGATATTATTTCTATCGTAGCTAAAACCTATGAGTCACTAAAAAAAGATCAGATAGCTACGAGTGTTTCGGCAGTAGCAAAGAATATCTCTTGGTCTCTCATCTTCGTTGACTTTCTGGCCATTCTACCAGTTCCTCag GTAATAATTTTAGCTTTTAATGAAGGGAATGAGACCTCGGGATCTTCTAGCAAAAAATTGCTAAACACTATTCTTCTCTCTCAATATTTACCAAGGGTTATTCGAATCTACCTATCATGTAAAGAACTTTCACGGAACCAAGATTCAGTGACTAGAATTGTTTGGGTTAAGGGTGGACTAAACTTTTTCCTCTACATCCTTTCTAGTCAT GTGTTCGGAAGCTTTTGGTACTTTTACTCTTATCAAAGACAAGCCTCATGCTGGCAAAGTGCTTGTAAAACACATGGAGAGAAAGCATTATGTGAAAAGTTTGAAAATAATCAAATTTGTAATAATGGCACGAGCAAATTAGAACAAAGAAATATGAGCAATCTGATCGCTACATACTGTCCAATAAATCCGGGGAATGCAACAATCTTCGATTTTGGGATATTTCTTGAAGCCCTTGAATCTGGTGTGCTAGAATCCCAGGATTTTCCTCAAAAGTTCATGAAATGTTTTTGGTGGGGACTACGAAATCTCAG TTCGGTTGGTCAAAACCTCGAAACAAGTAGCTATTTTTGGGAGAACTGCTTTGCCATTTCTATTTCTATCATTGGCTTGTTACTCTTCTTGTATTTAATTGGAAACTTGCAg ACATATTTGCAGTTGGCAACTACAAAATCAGAAGAGTTAGGAGAGAAgatgagattgaaagaacaagaAATAGAATTTTGGATTGAAAAAAATGGTCTACCAAAGGAAGAAAAGGCTTTAATTATGCAAAAAGTCAAACACAAGTTGAAGGaaaatagagaagttgatgtTGAGAATCTGCTTTCTATACTTCCTTCCGAAGATAGAAAGCGTATAAAGCATCTTTTGTGCTTCCCTTTGCTACAAAAA GTTCCAATGCTTGAAAATATGGAGAGGGAAATACTTGACATGATTTGCGAGAATCTTATGCCTGTAATCTACACAGAGAGTAGCTACATGATCCGAGAAGGAGACCCACTTGATCGGGTGATTTTCATCACACACGGCACAGCTTGGGCATACACAAACAATGCTAGTGATCATAATGAGGCCTTGAATGTGAGCAGTAGTACAAGTAATAGCAGAACGAGACGCCTCAAGAAATGTGATTTTTTTGGAGAAGAGCTGTTGGAGTGGTCAAGAACTCAATCTCACATCATTCATTTTCCCATTGCGACCATCAATGTCAAGTCCCACACCAAGGTTGAAGCCTTCTCTCTTATGGCCAACGACTTGTTAAATATAGTGAAGAAGAACCATAGGTTCTTCAGGCGGAATATCCCCACCAATCCACAACGGCAGGAGACCTCGGTGCAGTTGGATAATGATGATGATGTAAAGTCACAGAGTTCCAAGTATCAGCGCTTGCACAAATAg